The following is a genomic window from Micromonospora cathayae.
GCCATGATCAGCGCCGGGACGCTGATCGCGGCGATGCTGCTCGCCCTCGCCGCGCCGCTGGTGGAGGCGCTGACCGGAATCGATCCCACCGACAAGTTCGCCGACCGGCTCAACAGCTTCGGCATGCCGATCGGTTACGCCGGGGGGATCACCGGCGAGCACTGGCTCGGCCTGGAGCCGGGGACCGGCCGGGACATCCTGATGCAGCTGGTGTACGGCCTGCGTACCTCGCTGTTCATCGCGTTCGCCTCGGCCGTGCTCGCCTCGGCGGTCGGGGTCGGCGTCGGTATCGTCGCCGGCTACGCCCGGGGCTGGCTGGACGGGTTGATCAACTGGTTCATCGACGTGACCCTGGCGTTTCCGTTTCTGATCTTCGCGTTGGCGGTCATCCCCATCCTGGAGGACCGCTTCTACTCCGCCCGGGAGGCCCCGCCGCCGAGCTTCCGGATCGCCCTGATCGTCGCCACGTTCGGCCTGTTCAGCTGGACGTACACCGCCCGACTCGTCCGTGGGCAGGTGATCTCGCTGCGGGAACGTGAATTCGTCGACGCGGCCCGCGCCGCCGGGGCCGGCACCGGTCACATCCTGCTACGGCAACTCCTGCCCAACATCTGGGCGCCCATTCTGGTCACGGTCTCGCTGAACGTTCCGCAGTTCATCGCGATCGAGGCCGCTCTCGCATTCGTCAACATCGGCGTCACCGAGCCCACTCCGGATCTCGGCCGAATGATCTACAACAGCATCGGATACGTCGCCACCGATCCGTACTACACATTGTTCCCCGGTTTGACGATCTTTCTGCTCGTCCTCGCGTTCAACCTCTTCGGTGACGCGTTGCGGGATTCGCTCGACCCCAGGTCGAACCGGTAGTTCCGGCACCCACCAGACGCCCGGCCGCCGGAAGACGGCCGGCGAGAAGGGAGCACACCGTGCGCGCACAATGGCGGACCCTGTCCATCGGCGTCCTGGCCGTGACGCTGGTCGCCACCGGCTGCAGCCCCACCCCCGACGACGGGGGCGGCGGCGAGCAGGAGACCCGCACCCAGACCGGCTCGGTGTCCTACGACCCGGCCGACAACACCGGCCCCGCGCCGGCCGTCGAAGGCGCCCGCCGGGGCGGCACCGTCACCGTGCTGCAGAACGCCGACTTCGAGCACCTCGACCCGGCCCGCACCTACGTCAACCGGGCGCAGATGACCAGCGGGCTCTTCCAACGGTCGCTCACCGGCTACCAGGAGGACGGCAGCGGGGAACTGAAGGTCGTCGGTGACCTCGCCACCGACCCGGGCAAGGACGTCGACGGCGACTGCAAGGTCTGGCAGTACACCCTCCGCGACGGCCTGAAGTACGAGGACGGCTCCCCGGTGACCAGCAAGGACGTCGCCTACGGGGTCGCCCGGTCGTTCGCCCCGAACCTCAACGAGGGCCCGAAGTACATCCAGCAGTGGCTGTACCCGGGCGGCGTCTACAACGCCACCTACCGGGGCCCGTACGACGGGGGGAAGGCGACCCCGGACGGCGTCGAGACGCCCGACGACCGGACCATCCGGTTCACCTTCGCCGAACCGCACTGCGACATGCCGTACGCGGCGGCCCTGGCGACCACCGTGCCGGTGCCCGCGGCGAAGGACACCCGGGAGAACTACGACCTGCGCCCGTTCTCCTCCGGGCCGTACAAGGTCAGGTCGTACCAGCGGGACGTGGCGCTGGAACTGGAGCGCAACCCGCACTGGGACCCGGCCACCGACCCGCTGCGCACCGCCTACCCGGACGCGTACCGGTTCAGCTTCGGTCTGGAGGCCGCCCAGGCCGCCGAGCGGCTGGTCGCCGACGCGCCGGCCGACCAGGCCTCGATCACCTGGGAGGACGTGCCACCGGCGGTGCTGTCCCGGACCACCAGCGGCCCGGTCGCCGAGCGGGTGATCAAGGGCCCCACCCAGTACACCTGGACGCTGACCATCAACACCCAGCGGGTCACCGACCTCAACGTGCGCAAGGCGCTGAACTACGCCGTCGACAAGGACGCCATGCTCAAGGCGATCGGCGGGCAGGCCGCCGGCAGCCCGGCCACCACCCTGATGTCACCGACCACCGCCGGTTGGCGGGCGTACGACGTGTTCGGCGCCCCGGTGACCGGTGACCCGCAGAAGGCGAAGGAACTGCTCGCCGGGAAGACCCCGTCCCTGGTGCTGGCGTACGCCAACACCGAACTGCGGACCCAGCAGGCCGAGGCGATCCGGAAGACCCTCACCGAACGCGGCTTCACCATCACCACCAAGGCGCTCGACTCCAGCAGCTACTACGACGAGATCGGCCGCAAGGACAACCCGTACGACCTGTACCTGAGCGGCTGGGGCGCGGACTGGCCGACCGGCTCGACGGTCATCCCGCCGGTCTACGACGGCCGGGAGATCGCCCCGGAGGGCAACAACAACCTGTCCTACGTCGACGACCCCGGCGTCAGCGCCGAGATCGACCGGATCCGTCGGCTTCCCGCCGCCGAGCAGGACGCGGCCTGGATGGCCCTGGACCAGAAGATCATGCGCGAGCTGGCACCGGTCGTGCCGTGCTACTACGACGCCACCTACGAACTGCGCGGTTCGAAGGTCGGCAACGCGTTCCTCAGCGACGCGTTCGGCGTGATCCAGGTGAACACCCTCTTCGTCAAGCAGTGACCACACCGGTGGGGAGCGGCCCGGCCGCCGCTCCCCACCCGCCGCGCCGGGGAGGTGCCCCATGCTCCGTTTCATCGTCCGGCGGCTGCTGGTAGCGGCCGTCACCCTCACCGTCATCAGCCTGGTCACGTTCGGGCTCTTCTTCGCCGTACCCAGCAGCCCGGCCAAGGTGATGTGCGGCAAGAACTGCACCGCCGCCGACATCGCCCAGGTGGAGGAGCGGCTCGGCCTGCGGGACCCGCTGCCGCAGCAGTACGGCGACTTCGTCCGGGGTGTCGTCGTCGGCCGTACGTACGGGCACGGCGACTTCGCCCGTGAGTGCCCGGCCCCCTGCCTGGGCTACTCGTTCCGGAACAACCAGCCGGTCACCGAGATCATCGTCCAGCGGGCCCCGGTCACCTTCAGCATCGTCGGCGGGGCCGCCGTGGTCTGGATCCTGCTCGGGGTCACCCTCGGCATGGTCTCGGCGTTGCGGCGGGGCACGGTCTTCGACCGGATCGCCATCGGCGTCACCCTCACCGGCGCGTCCATGCAGGTGTACTTCTTCGGGCTGATCCTGCTCTACCTGCTGGTGTATGCCACCGGCCTGCTGCCGTTCCCCAGCTACACGCCGCTGACCGAGAACCCGTTGGCATGGGCGCACGGGCTGCTGCTGCCGTGGATGACCCTCGGCTTCCTCAACTCCGCCCTGTACGCCCGGCTGTCCCGGGCCCAGATGCTGGAGACCCTCTCCGAGGACTTCGTCCGGACCGCCCGCGCCAAGGGTCTGCCCCGGCGGCAGGTCTACACCCGACACGCCCTGCGGGCCGCGATCACCCCCATCGTGACCATCGCCGGCCTGGACATCGGCGTCGCCCTCGGCGGCACCTTCATCACCGAGACGATCTTCGGTCTCCAGGGCCTCGGCAAAGCCACCGTCGAGGCGGTGCAGTTTCTCAACCTGCCGGTCGTGATGGCCACCGTGCTGCTCGCGGCCGTGTTCATCGTGGTCGCCAACATCGTGGTCGACCTGCTCTACGCCGTGATCGACCCCCGGGTCCGACTGAACTGACGGAGTGCGCTGATGACGACGACGAAGGACAGCAGCGGCCCCTACCTGCGGGTGAGCGATCTGCGGGTGCGGTTCGACACCGCTGATGGTGTGGTGCGGGCGGTGGACGGGGTGTCGTTCGCGGTGGAGCGGGGTCGGACGTTGGGGATCGTGGGGGAGTCGGGTTCGGGGAAGAGTGTGACGTCGTTGGCGGTGTTGGGTCTGCACGATCCGCGTCGGGCGACGGTCAGCGGTGAGATCACCCTCGGTGGCCGGC
Proteins encoded in this region:
- a CDS encoding ABC transporter permease encodes the protein MSDMSHPPALSVAGDPVSEGVMTSVDPPTDGKGRQVVGRSPGQLAWMRLRRDRTAMISAGTLIAAMLLALAAPLVEALTGIDPTDKFADRLNSFGMPIGYAGGITGEHWLGLEPGTGRDILMQLVYGLRTSLFIAFASAVLASAVGVGVGIVAGYARGWLDGLINWFIDVTLAFPFLIFALAVIPILEDRFYSAREAPPPSFRIALIVATFGLFSWTYTARLVRGQVISLREREFVDAARAAGAGTGHILLRQLLPNIWAPILVTVSLNVPQFIAIEAALAFVNIGVTEPTPDLGRMIYNSIGYVATDPYYTLFPGLTIFLLVLAFNLFGDALRDSLDPRSNR
- a CDS encoding ABC transporter substrate-binding protein; this translates as MRAQWRTLSIGVLAVTLVATGCSPTPDDGGGGEQETRTQTGSVSYDPADNTGPAPAVEGARRGGTVTVLQNADFEHLDPARTYVNRAQMTSGLFQRSLTGYQEDGSGELKVVGDLATDPGKDVDGDCKVWQYTLRDGLKYEDGSPVTSKDVAYGVARSFAPNLNEGPKYIQQWLYPGGVYNATYRGPYDGGKATPDGVETPDDRTIRFTFAEPHCDMPYAAALATTVPVPAAKDTRENYDLRPFSSGPYKVRSYQRDVALELERNPHWDPATDPLRTAYPDAYRFSFGLEAAQAAERLVADAPADQASITWEDVPPAVLSRTTSGPVAERVIKGPTQYTWTLTINTQRVTDLNVRKALNYAVDKDAMLKAIGGQAAGSPATTLMSPTTAGWRAYDVFGAPVTGDPQKAKELLAGKTPSLVLAYANTELRTQQAEAIRKTLTERGFTITTKALDSSSYYDEIGRKDNPYDLYLSGWGADWPTGSTVIPPVYDGREIAPEGNNNLSYVDDPGVSAEIDRIRRLPAAEQDAAWMALDQKIMRELAPVVPCYYDATYELRGSKVGNAFLSDAFGVIQVNTLFVKQ
- a CDS encoding ABC transporter permease, producing the protein MLRFIVRRLLVAAVTLTVISLVTFGLFFAVPSSPAKVMCGKNCTAADIAQVEERLGLRDPLPQQYGDFVRGVVVGRTYGHGDFARECPAPCLGYSFRNNQPVTEIIVQRAPVTFSIVGGAAVVWILLGVTLGMVSALRRGTVFDRIAIGVTLTGASMQVYFFGLILLYLLVYATGLLPFPSYTPLTENPLAWAHGLLLPWMTLGFLNSALYARLSRAQMLETLSEDFVRTARAKGLPRRQVYTRHALRAAITPIVTIAGLDIGVALGGTFITETIFGLQGLGKATVEAVQFLNLPVVMATVLLAAVFIVVANIVVDLLYAVIDPRVRLN